Proteins found in one Hyalangium gracile genomic segment:
- a CDS encoding roadblock/LC7 domain-containing protein, with translation MSFRAHLESVVNQVDGALACSVMGFDGISVETYQKDEAGELELNGAWVEYANLLTQLKNAADVLKTGAVTELSVNSEKVLTIIRMVSPEYFLVLALKAEGNYGKGRYVLRVTAPKVRAEL, from the coding sequence ATGTCCTTCCGCGCACACCTAGAGTCGGTGGTCAATCAGGTCGACGGTGCCCTTGCGTGCAGTGTGATGGGCTTCGACGGCATCTCCGTGGAGACGTACCAGAAGGACGAGGCGGGGGAGCTGGAGCTCAACGGCGCCTGGGTCGAGTATGCCAACCTGCTCACCCAGCTGAAGAACGCCGCGGACGTGCTCAAGACGGGCGCCGTCACCGAGCTGAGTGTCAACAGCGAGAAAGTGTTGACCATCATCCGCATGGTGTCGCCCGAGTACTTCCTGGTGCTGGCGCTCAAGGCGGAGGGCAACTACGGCAAGGGCCGCTACGTGCTGCGGGTCACCGCGCCGAAGGTCCGCGCCGAGCTGTAA
- the efp gene encoding elongation factor P, producing MAGVIDTSEFRKGLKIEIDGEPFEIVDFQHVKPGKGAAIVRTSIRSLISGRLLTPTMKSGDKVGRPDIEEKEMQYLYVQGEDFYFMDTRNYEQTFLSEKELGDAKNYLKENINVSVLFYNGKAIGVTLPNSVDLKVTKCDPGVRGDTVSGALKPATLETGYTVNVPLFINEGDILKIDTRDGKYLTRVATGG from the coding sequence ATGGCCGGTGTCATTGATACCTCCGAGTTCCGCAAGGGCCTCAAGATCGAGATCGACGGCGAGCCGTTCGAGATCGTCGACTTCCAGCACGTCAAGCCGGGCAAGGGCGCCGCCATCGTGCGCACCTCCATCCGCAGCCTCATCTCGGGCCGCCTGCTGACACCGACGATGAAGTCGGGCGACAAGGTGGGCCGGCCGGACATCGAGGAGAAGGAGATGCAGTACCTCTATGTCCAGGGAGAGGACTTCTACTTCATGGACACCCGCAACTACGAGCAGACCTTCCTCAGTGAGAAGGAGCTCGGGGATGCGAAGAACTACCTGAAGGAGAACATCAACGTCTCGGTGCTCTTCTACAACGGGAAGGCCATCGGCGTGACGCTGCCCAACTCGGTGGACCTGAAGGTCACCAAGTGCGATCCGGGCGTGCGCGGCGACACGGTGTCCGGCGCGCTGAAGCCGGCCACGCTCGAGACGGGCTACACGGTCAACGTCCCGCTCTTCATCAACGAGGGGGACATCCTGAAGATCGACACGCGCGACGGGAAGTACCTCACGCGCGTGGCCACCGGGGGATAG
- the accB gene encoding acetyl-CoA carboxylase biotin carboxyl carrier protein: MATKRKATRPEGEPTPAGGSGREPGATSLDVEALRQIVEMLEASDVTRLVWQRGEERLYIRRGHGPAPTIVHQAAPVSPSVSPVTVPAVEYAAPARAAAPAAAPAAAPAAAPAKPAEKPGHLVTSPFVGTFYRTPAPDQPPFVEVGSVVKKGQVLCIIEAMKLMNEIEADVPGRVAEILLENGHPTEFGQALFRIEPA, translated from the coding sequence ATGGCGACGAAGCGCAAGGCAACGCGGCCCGAGGGCGAGCCCACGCCGGCCGGTGGTAGCGGCCGCGAGCCGGGGGCGACGTCCCTGGACGTGGAGGCGCTGCGGCAGATCGTGGAGATGCTGGAGGCCTCGGACGTGACGAGGCTGGTGTGGCAGCGAGGCGAGGAGCGGCTGTACATCCGCCGCGGCCACGGGCCCGCGCCCACCATCGTCCACCAGGCCGCTCCGGTGAGCCCGTCGGTGAGCCCGGTGACGGTGCCGGCGGTGGAGTACGCGGCGCCTGCTCGGGCGGCGGCTCCCGCGGCGGCCCCGGCGGCGGCTCCCGCGGCGGCTCCGGCCAAGCCGGCCGAGAAGCCCGGCCACCTGGTGACGAGCCCCTTCGTGGGCACGTTCTACCGGACGCCCGCCCCGGACCAGCCTCCCTTCGTGGAGGTGGGCTCGGTGGTGAAGAAGGGCCAGGTGCTCTGCATCATCGAGGCGATGAAGCTGATGAACGAGATCGAGGCCGACGTGCCCGGGCGCGTGGCCGAGATTCTGCTGGAGAACGGCCACCCGACGGAGTTCGGTCAGGCGCTGTTCCGCATCGAGCCGGCGTAG
- the accC gene encoding acetyl-CoA carboxylase biotin carboxylase subunit: protein MFKKVLIANRGEIALRVIRACRELGIATVAVHSTADANALHVRFADEAVCIGPPPSKESYLNIPQLLSAAEITRADAIHPGYGFLSENAEFAEVCENCKIRFIGPRPEMLRLMGNKVRAKQAAREAGIPLLPGSTGVVKDPKEAEAIAREIGFPVIIKAAAGGGGKGMKIVREPGALVQAFSTAAAEAVASFNNGDLYIERYVEKPRHIEIQIAADEHGNVIHLGERECSVQRRHQKLIEESPSPALTPELREKMGRTSVEAMQKLRYNNVGTIEYLLDERGQFYFMEMNTRIQVEHPVTELVTGVDLVREQIRMAYGHPLRFKQSDIQMRGAAIECRVNAEDPVTFAPWPGRITGYSVPGGYGVRVDSAAYENYTVLPYYDSLLAKLIVHAEDRETAIKRMQRALGEYVVEGIRTNIPFHRAALADENFQEGQYDTRFVERLLASETGTHRLKKAIEETP from the coding sequence GTGTTCAAGAAGGTGCTGATTGCCAACCGCGGGGAGATTGCCCTGCGGGTCATCCGCGCCTGCCGGGAGCTGGGCATCGCCACGGTGGCGGTGCACTCCACGGCGGATGCCAACGCGCTGCACGTGCGCTTCGCCGACGAGGCGGTGTGCATCGGCCCTCCGCCGTCCAAGGAGAGCTACCTCAACATCCCGCAGCTGCTGTCCGCCGCGGAGATTACTCGCGCGGACGCCATCCACCCCGGCTACGGCTTCCTCTCGGAGAACGCCGAGTTCGCCGAGGTGTGCGAGAACTGCAAGATCCGCTTCATCGGCCCGCGCCCGGAGATGCTGCGGCTGATGGGCAACAAGGTGCGCGCCAAGCAGGCCGCGCGCGAGGCGGGCATCCCGCTGCTGCCCGGCAGCACCGGCGTGGTGAAGGATCCGAAGGAAGCGGAGGCCATTGCCCGCGAGATCGGCTTCCCCGTCATCATCAAGGCGGCGGCGGGCGGCGGCGGCAAGGGGATGAAGATCGTCCGCGAGCCCGGCGCCCTGGTGCAGGCGTTCTCCACGGCGGCGGCCGAGGCGGTGGCCAGCTTCAACAACGGCGACCTCTACATCGAGCGGTACGTGGAGAAGCCGCGCCACATCGAGATCCAGATCGCCGCGGACGAGCACGGCAACGTCATCCACCTGGGTGAGCGCGAGTGCTCGGTGCAGCGGCGGCACCAGAAGCTGATTGAGGAGAGCCCGTCGCCGGCGCTCACCCCGGAGCTGCGCGAGAAGATGGGGCGCACCTCCGTCGAGGCGATGCAGAAGCTGCGCTACAACAACGTGGGCACCATCGAGTACCTGCTGGACGAGCGCGGCCAGTTCTACTTCATGGAGATGAACACCCGCATCCAGGTGGAGCACCCCGTGACGGAGCTCGTCACCGGCGTGGACCTGGTGCGCGAGCAGATCCGCATGGCCTATGGCCACCCGCTGCGCTTCAAGCAGTCGGACATCCAGATGCGCGGCGCCGCCATCGAGTGCCGCGTCAACGCCGAGGATCCCGTCACCTTCGCGCCCTGGCCCGGCCGCATCACCGGCTACAGCGTGCCGGGCGGGTATGGCGTGCGTGTGGACTCCGCTGCGTATGAGAACTACACCGTGCTCCCGTACTACGACAGCCTGCTGGCCAAGCTGATCGTCCACGCGGAGGACCGGGAGACGGCCATCAAGCGGATGCAGCGGGCGCTCGGGGAGTACGTGGTGGAGGGCATCCGCACCAACATTCCCTTCCACCGGGCCGCCCTGGCGGACGAGAACTTCCAGGAAGGCCAGTACGACACCCGCTTCGTGGAGCGCCTGCTGGCCAGTGAGACGGGCACCCACCGCCTCAAGAAGGCCATCGAAGAGACGCCCTGA
- a CDS encoding tetratricopeptide repeat protein: MDKNKIIEAAAKLVAKGAYDKAIKEYQKVLEVDAKDVRVLQKMGELYQKKNDNPQAAHYFTKVAESYSSDGFFLKAVALYKQVLKLNPNLLDVNLKLAELHQQLGLMSEAMAYFQIVANHYDKQGDTKQLLDTLKRMVDLDPENVASKIKLGELYAKENMQKEAVAEFKRAAEYLKRNARTDDYVRVAERLAALEPENIALSKELASTYLSKGDQKRALARLQVAFKADGRDVETLNMLAQAFQGLGQTSKTVSVYKELAKVYQDSGRTQDANGVWDRIAEIDPQDADLLARSAPAAAPARGPAPARAPARAPEPAPAPARAPAPAPAPAPAAAAPARAPAPAARAPEPVRAPEPARPAAVAAPTRPAIAAPVTATPAPVGPLTREQLAKLLTETDVYVKYGLHDKALEHLRKIFAVDPENLDAHEKAYNIYVAAGNTVQASEQLLNVLRLCTRREEVRRAQPYLATILQQNPAHPEVPAFLAVLRSDQAEAPAAQVESLSEDEILVESNDEEIVVAEAPEDALAQPPGDDLALATLGAPESEEIVEEGSSETVISDEALVGETIVSGESEFYGADANAGADEALVADETTSTNLMDEPLVAGAADDEMSFADVATATSSEYVVDEPGVAVEDEPIVDDPALMGTALGDDEPPPTRPSMPSAELLQSSTNTGRRHALGDEQEVPTRVTRRVEPVEDDFTDSEVTSSGAVAFEPEEATVVGAVLGVEAEPEAPVDESFATDYSEPEAVTHPTEAVASSAPEEEPASEECDEASFFLDQGLTEEAREILETVMIAFPGHARASELMARLEALEAGGGATSTTEETEAEPASVPSVEPMGEAPAESSAFDLAAELAEDFGGLADETPAPTSSDDDFQYSVEEVFAEFKKGLEKVVKPEDVDTHYDLGIAYKEMGLSDDALGEFAVARKGCAGTKRELDCITMIGMLHGMRGEHAEAVKVFKEGLSSEHAKDEAAKALGFELATAYEAMGEQGKALYHYQRVAKLDPKYRDVSAQVARLAGVEPEDDPPNPPVAAPPPRAAASAGAPKARKVGYV; this comes from the coding sequence ATGGACAAGAACAAGATCATCGAAGCCGCCGCGAAGCTCGTCGCGAAGGGCGCCTACGACAAGGCCATCAAGGAGTACCAGAAGGTCCTCGAGGTGGACGCGAAGGATGTGCGCGTCCTGCAGAAGATGGGGGAGCTGTACCAGAAGAAGAACGACAACCCCCAGGCGGCGCACTACTTCACCAAGGTTGCCGAGAGCTACTCCTCGGACGGCTTCTTCCTGAAGGCCGTCGCGCTCTACAAGCAGGTCCTCAAGCTCAACCCGAACCTGCTGGACGTGAACCTGAAGCTGGCGGAGCTCCACCAGCAGCTCGGGCTGATGTCCGAGGCGATGGCGTACTTCCAGATCGTCGCCAACCACTACGACAAGCAGGGCGACACCAAGCAGCTGCTCGACACGCTCAAGCGGATGGTCGACCTCGACCCCGAGAACGTGGCGTCGAAGATCAAGCTGGGCGAGCTGTACGCCAAGGAGAACATGCAGAAGGAGGCGGTGGCCGAGTTCAAGCGCGCCGCCGAGTACCTCAAGCGCAACGCCCGCACGGATGACTACGTGCGCGTGGCCGAGCGCCTCGCCGCGCTGGAGCCGGAGAACATCGCGCTCTCCAAGGAGCTGGCGAGCACCTACCTGAGCAAGGGCGACCAGAAGCGCGCCCTGGCCCGGCTCCAGGTGGCCTTCAAGGCGGATGGCCGCGACGTCGAGACGCTGAACATGCTGGCCCAGGCGTTCCAGGGGCTGGGCCAGACGTCCAAGACGGTCTCCGTCTACAAGGAGCTGGCCAAGGTCTACCAGGACTCCGGCCGGACCCAGGATGCCAACGGCGTCTGGGACAGGATCGCCGAGATCGATCCGCAGGACGCGGACCTGCTCGCGCGCAGTGCTCCGGCCGCCGCGCCCGCGCGCGGTCCCGCTCCGGCCCGGGCGCCTGCTCGCGCCCCTGAGCCAGCGCCCGCTCCCGCGCGTGCCCCGGCCCCCGCGCCCGCGCCTGCTCCCGCCGCCGCTGCGCCCGCGCGTGCTCCTGCCCCTGCCGCGCGTGCGCCCGAGCCTGTCCGCGCGCCCGAGCCTGCTCGCCCGGCCGCGGTGGCGGCTCCCACGCGCCCGGCCATCGCCGCGCCGGTGACGGCCACGCCCGCGCCGGTGGGCCCGCTCACGCGCGAGCAGCTGGCCAAGCTGCTCACGGAGACCGACGTCTACGTCAAGTACGGCCTCCACGACAAAGCGCTCGAGCACCTGCGGAAGATCTTCGCCGTCGATCCCGAGAACCTCGACGCGCACGAGAAGGCCTACAACATCTACGTCGCCGCCGGGAACACGGTGCAGGCGTCCGAGCAGCTGCTCAACGTGCTGCGCCTGTGCACCCGCCGCGAGGAGGTGCGGCGCGCGCAGCCGTACCTGGCCACCATCCTCCAGCAGAACCCCGCCCACCCCGAGGTGCCCGCCTTCCTCGCCGTGCTGCGCTCGGATCAGGCCGAGGCGCCCGCGGCGCAGGTGGAGTCGCTCAGCGAGGACGAGATCCTCGTGGAGTCCAACGACGAGGAGATCGTCGTCGCCGAGGCCCCCGAGGATGCGCTCGCGCAGCCGCCCGGAGACGACCTGGCGCTGGCCACGCTCGGCGCGCCCGAGTCCGAGGAGATCGTCGAGGAGGGCTCCTCCGAGACGGTCATCAGCGACGAGGCGCTGGTGGGCGAGACGATCGTCTCCGGCGAGAGCGAGTTCTACGGCGCCGACGCCAACGCCGGGGCCGATGAGGCGCTGGTGGCCGACGAGACCACGTCCACCAACCTGATGGACGAGCCGCTCGTCGCGGGCGCCGCGGACGACGAGATGTCCTTCGCCGACGTGGCGACGGCGACGTCCTCCGAGTACGTGGTGGACGAGCCTGGCGTCGCCGTGGAGGACGAGCCCATCGTCGACGATCCGGCGCTGATGGGCACGGCGCTCGGCGACGACGAGCCGCCTCCCACCCGTCCGTCCATGCCCTCCGCGGAGCTGCTCCAGAGCTCCACCAACACCGGCAGACGGCACGCGCTGGGGGACGAGCAGGAGGTCCCCACTCGCGTCACGCGCCGCGTGGAGCCCGTGGAGGACGACTTCACCGACTCCGAGGTCACCTCGTCCGGCGCCGTGGCGTTCGAGCCCGAGGAGGCCACCGTCGTCGGCGCGGTGCTGGGCGTGGAGGCCGAGCCCGAGGCCCCGGTGGACGAGTCCTTCGCGACGGACTACTCCGAGCCCGAGGCCGTCACCCATCCCACCGAGGCGGTGGCGTCCTCCGCGCCCGAGGAGGAGCCGGCGTCCGAGGAGTGCGACGAGGCGAGCTTCTTCCTCGATCAGGGGCTGACCGAGGAGGCGCGCGAGATCCTCGAGACCGTGATGATCGCCTTCCCGGGCCACGCGCGCGCCAGCGAGCTGATGGCTCGGCTGGAGGCGCTCGAAGCCGGCGGCGGGGCCACGTCCACGACGGAGGAGACCGAGGCCGAGCCGGCGTCGGTGCCCTCCGTGGAGCCGATGGGAGAGGCGCCCGCGGAGAGCAGCGCGTTCGACCTGGCGGCGGAGCTGGCCGAGGACTTCGGCGGGCTGGCCGACGAGACGCCCGCGCCGACCTCGTCCGACGACGACTTCCAGTACTCGGTCGAGGAGGTGTTCGCCGAGTTCAAGAAGGGCCTGGAGAAGGTCGTCAAGCCCGAGGACGTGGACACGCACTACGATCTGGGCATCGCGTACAAGGAGATGGGCCTGTCCGACGACGCGCTGGGCGAGTTCGCCGTGGCGCGCAAGGGCTGTGCCGGCACCAAGCGCGAGCTGGACTGCATCACGATGATTGGCATGCTCCACGGCATGCGCGGCGAGCACGCGGAGGCCGTCAAGGTCTTCAAGGAGGGCCTGTCCAGCGAGCACGCCAAGGACGAGGCCGCCAAGGCGCTCGGCTTCGAGCTGGCCACGGCCTACGAGGCCATGGGCGAGCAGGGCAAGGCGCTCTACCACTACCAGCGCGTGGCCAAGCTGGACCCGAAGTACCGGGATGTGTCCGCGCAGGTGGCGCGGCTGGCGGGGGTCGAGCCCGAGGATGACCCGCCCAATCCCCCCGTGGCCGCTCCTCCGCCTCGGGCCGCCGCTTCCGCGGGCGCTCCGAAGGCGCGCAAAGTAGGTTACGTGTAG
- a CDS encoding ExeA family protein — translation MTTYLDFFELSTEPFSNAPVSRFYYNSTQHSQALTRLMHAVGYMKGLSILVGDIGAGKTTLARRMLDSLPESEYEAALLVIIHSGITANWLLRRIALQLGVENPAQEKLALLSQLYQRLLQIYESGKKAVVLIDEAQMLETRELMEEFRGLLNLEVPERKLISFVFFGLPEIEKNLKLDPPLAQRVAFRYKLEPFTAESTEAYVKHRLRLAGSPRLPFTPEALLAIHKASGGTPRVINTLCDNALFEAFLARQETIGEDLIRRVADNLGLVGSALPAGEGAAPAKPAPQAASRAAGSKVDLAEIDRYLEGLGKL, via the coding sequence ATGACGACCTACCTGGACTTTTTCGAGCTCTCGACGGAGCCCTTCTCCAACGCCCCGGTCAGCCGGTTCTATTACAACTCCACCCAGCACTCGCAGGCGCTGACGCGGCTGATGCACGCAGTGGGGTACATGAAGGGCCTGTCCATCCTGGTGGGGGACATCGGCGCGGGGAAGACGACGCTGGCGCGGCGCATGCTCGACTCGCTGCCCGAGTCCGAGTACGAGGCCGCGCTGCTCGTCATCATCCACTCGGGCATCACCGCCAACTGGCTGCTGCGGCGCATCGCCCTGCAGCTGGGCGTGGAGAACCCGGCCCAGGAGAAGCTGGCGCTCCTGTCCCAGCTCTACCAGCGGCTCCTGCAGATCTACGAGTCCGGCAAGAAGGCCGTCGTCCTCATCGACGAGGCCCAGATGCTGGAGACGCGCGAGCTGATGGAGGAGTTCCGCGGCCTGCTGAACCTGGAGGTCCCGGAGCGCAAGCTCATCTCCTTCGTCTTCTTCGGGCTGCCGGAGATCGAGAAGAACCTCAAGCTGGACCCGCCGCTCGCCCAGCGCGTGGCGTTCCGCTACAAGCTCGAGCCCTTCACCGCCGAGTCCACCGAGGCCTACGTCAAGCACCGCCTGCGGCTGGCCGGCTCGCCCCGGCTGCCCTTCACGCCCGAGGCGCTGCTGGCCATCCACAAGGCCTCCGGTGGCACCCCGCGCGTCATCAACACCCTGTGCGACAACGCCCTCTTCGAGGCGTTCCTGGCCCGCCAGGAGACCATCGGCGAGGACCTCATCCGTCGCGTCGCCGACAACCTGGGCCTGGTGGGCTCGGCGCTGCCGGCCGGTGAGGGCGCGGCGCCCGCGAAGCCTGCTCCCCAGGCAGCCAGCCGAGCAGCCGGCTCGAAGGTGGATCTCGCGGAGATCGACCGCTACCTCGAGGGGCTCGGTAAGCTGTAG
- a CDS encoding translocation/assembly module TamB domain-containing protein, protein MGVLLVGAILALRTTVAWDTACTLARRNLPALLGLDVGIGHCELDPLGQKIIIRGLSLFTPGAETPLLAADLAEVQFGLTSPFSGKVALDLLRVQRPRVSVDLSRPSKGTPSEPGPCALEPLERLKISRLALTGAQVRLVLPGGRRVEVSELDVGWKERWGVAELDVEARRGVVGLGPGGAELLMGRLVLTGGLDVDARSLELNRAEVALDDATVSVSGRVEQLCQPTLALDAQLFFPLRTLTQAGVLSKPASGHVWSRFTVNGPPAAPSVSVEVTANNLAYENYGPTSLTARLHYTGDRVRVEKLAVPVGSGRVEARGTVRLVPGLPVEVEVETHEASFGRIMAQAGVKGSWVDFPATLTASLDGTILPRPQLSGEADLRTGHFVLATRAFDAPEKEGLTLLSFERGRAQTEVKILGDRVSFTGAQVESGRSKVGAEVTLFYDPARGLEVRGQGEMELSDYGAVAELPWEGRGSATFSVVGPYADVRVDANMSMRDFTFWGFGLGVVQGKVAYEDMVLSFPSITGQKGRTQYFGKAALTFGASLHAKAEVNVPQGRTEDLLDVIAGLHPNIAVMQGTIAGLASGRVEIDSPVDRFEGLAAFDFKDTTYYGRRMGDGSSRLRFVDGKEMVLERTTLVGPLGKSWVDGTFTFAGGLDYRFGGENLSLAEMMGPELAERMGMQGKLALEGSVSGNSTLPIVDATLTSPRVTFAERDLGAMHLVGKMTGRELEITGKPFQDGNGFLEMTVKEPYPFELSVVLALPEIRPLLPVNAVTQGMSGALSGTLSVQGNLRNLEGVQVTALVDQLALARGSFRGSNEGPITLKYAGGRLGVEPFTFRGPDTELSASGWLGPKAVDLDVRGSLDLRVAETLVPEVERTGGKVEFQGQATGTLEKPALVGEAAVSDLRLSWRGRPVTLRAVSGVAIFTEQGVLLKGFRGLLNEGRVTASGEVVLKHFLPDKLSLVAELEDVTYRYTDDLPITASGGLQLTGTPDAMLLAGDVDILRLRYQKGLELDSMLKNLVKRTSGGMVLPTTADKPREFLTYDVRVHLKDVRVDNNLARARLLGDLRLTGTNVRPGLLGRVEADEGSQAFFRNNQFAISQAQIDFRDRYGIDLVFDVRGQTQVREYTVKVHATGRPEDPQVIFSSEPSLAEGDVLSLLTLGVTSTDKDTAASASAGLAAEALFNVSGLDRQVKRFLPSNPVLRDLSFQISTTYNDATRQAEPTAQLESKILSDQLKIGMTQPVSGRGTRARAEYRFDNRLSAQAQWDNENSEASFGNLGLELKLSWEVE, encoded by the coding sequence ATGGGTGTCCTCCTGGTGGGGGCCATCCTGGCGCTTCGTACGACCGTGGCCTGGGACACTGCCTGCACGCTGGCGCGCAGGAACCTGCCGGCGCTGCTCGGGCTGGACGTGGGCATCGGCCACTGCGAGCTGGATCCGCTGGGGCAGAAGATCATCATCCGCGGCCTGTCCCTGTTCACGCCCGGCGCGGAGACGCCGCTGCTGGCCGCGGACCTGGCCGAGGTGCAGTTCGGACTGACGAGCCCCTTCTCCGGCAAGGTGGCGCTGGATCTGCTGCGCGTGCAGCGGCCGCGCGTGTCGGTGGATCTGTCCAGGCCGTCCAAGGGCACCCCGAGCGAGCCAGGGCCGTGCGCGCTGGAGCCGCTGGAGCGGCTGAAGATCTCCCGGCTGGCGCTCACCGGCGCGCAGGTGCGGCTGGTGCTGCCCGGCGGGCGGCGCGTCGAGGTGTCCGAGCTGGACGTGGGGTGGAAGGAGCGCTGGGGCGTCGCCGAGCTCGACGTGGAGGCCCGGCGGGGCGTGGTGGGGCTGGGGCCCGGCGGCGCGGAGCTGCTGATGGGGCGGCTGGTGCTCACTGGCGGCCTGGATGTGGACGCGCGCTCGCTGGAGCTCAACCGCGCGGAGGTGGCGCTGGACGACGCCACCGTGAGCGTCTCCGGGCGCGTGGAGCAGCTGTGCCAGCCCACGCTCGCGCTGGACGCGCAGCTGTTCTTCCCGCTGCGGACGCTGACGCAGGCCGGAGTGCTGTCCAAGCCGGCCTCGGGGCACGTCTGGTCCCGCTTCACGGTGAACGGCCCGCCCGCCGCGCCGAGCGTGTCGGTGGAGGTCACCGCCAACAACCTGGCCTATGAGAACTACGGCCCCACCTCGTTGACGGCGCGGCTGCACTACACGGGCGATCGGGTGCGCGTGGAGAAGCTGGCGGTGCCCGTGGGCAGCGGGCGCGTGGAGGCGCGGGGCACGGTGCGGCTCGTCCCCGGCCTGCCCGTGGAGGTGGAGGTGGAGACGCATGAGGCGTCCTTCGGGCGAATCATGGCGCAGGCGGGAGTGAAGGGCTCCTGGGTGGACTTCCCCGCGACGCTGACGGCGAGCCTGGACGGGACGATCCTCCCGCGGCCGCAGCTCTCAGGCGAGGCGGACCTGCGCACCGGCCACTTCGTGCTGGCCACGCGCGCCTTCGACGCGCCGGAGAAGGAGGGGCTCACGCTGCTGAGCTTCGAGCGGGGACGGGCGCAGACGGAGGTGAAGATCCTCGGGGATCGGGTGAGCTTCACGGGCGCGCAGGTGGAGTCGGGGCGCTCGAAGGTGGGCGCGGAGGTGACGCTCTTCTACGATCCGGCGCGCGGACTGGAGGTGCGTGGCCAGGGGGAGATGGAGCTCTCCGACTATGGCGCCGTGGCCGAGCTGCCGTGGGAGGGCCGCGGCTCGGCGACCTTCTCCGTGGTGGGGCCCTACGCCGACGTGCGCGTGGACGCGAACATGTCCATGCGCGACTTCACCTTCTGGGGCTTCGGGCTGGGCGTGGTGCAGGGCAAGGTGGCGTACGAGGACATGGTGCTGTCCTTCCCGTCCATCACCGGGCAGAAGGGCCGCACGCAGTACTTCGGCAAGGCCGCGCTCACCTTCGGCGCGTCGCTGCACGCCAAGGCCGAGGTGAACGTGCCGCAGGGCCGCACCGAGGATCTGCTGGACGTCATCGCCGGCCTCCACCCGAACATCGCGGTGATGCAGGGGACGATCGCGGGCCTGGCCTCGGGCCGGGTGGAGATCGACAGCCCGGTGGATCGCTTCGAGGGCCTGGCGGCGTTCGACTTCAAGGACACCACCTACTACGGGCGCCGCATGGGCGACGGCTCCAGCCGCCTGCGCTTCGTGGACGGCAAGGAGATGGTGCTGGAGCGCACCACGCTGGTGGGGCCGCTCGGCAAGAGCTGGGTCGACGGCACCTTCACCTTCGCGGGTGGGCTGGACTACCGCTTCGGCGGCGAGAACCTCTCGCTGGCGGAGATGATGGGGCCGGAGCTCGCCGAGCGCATGGGCATGCAGGGGAAGCTCGCGCTGGAGGGCTCCGTGAGCGGCAACTCCACGCTGCCCATCGTCGACGCGACGCTGACGAGCCCTCGCGTCACCTTCGCGGAGCGCGACCTGGGCGCGATGCACCTGGTGGGCAAGATGACGGGCCGGGAGCTGGAGATCACCGGCAAGCCCTTCCAGGACGGCAACGGCTTCCTCGAGATGACGGTGAAGGAGCCGTACCCCTTCGAGCTCTCCGTGGTGCTGGCGCTGCCGGAGATTCGTCCGCTGCTGCCCGTGAACGCGGTGACGCAGGGCATGTCCGGCGCGTTGTCCGGCACCCTCAGCGTCCAGGGCAACCTGCGCAACCTGGAGGGCGTGCAGGTGACGGCCCTGGTGGACCAGCTCGCCCTGGCGCGGGGCAGCTTCCGCGGCAGCAACGAAGGTCCCATCACCCTGAAATACGCGGGTGGCCGGCTGGGCGTGGAGCCCTTCACCTTCCGCGGGCCGGACACGGAGCTGTCCGCCTCTGGCTGGCTGGGGCCGAAGGCCGTGGACCTGGACGTGCGCGGCTCGCTGGACCTGCGCGTGGCGGAGACGCTGGTGCCGGAGGTGGAGCGCACCGGCGGCAAGGTGGAGTTCCAGGGACAGGCCACCGGCACCCTGGAGAAGCCCGCGCTGGTGGGCGAGGCCGCCGTGTCGGACCTCCGGCTCTCCTGGCGGGGCCGTCCCGTCACGCTGCGCGCCGTGTCCGGGGTGGCCATCTTCACGGAGCAGGGCGTGCTGCTGAAGGGCTTCCGTGGCCTGCTCAACGAGGGGCGCGTCACCGCCAGCGGCGAGGTCGTCCTCAAGCACTTCCTGCCGGACAAGCTGTCCCTGGTGGCCGAGCTGGAGGACGTCACCTACCGATACACGGACGACCTGCCCATCACCGCCTCCGGAGGCTTGCAGCTCACCGGCACTCCGGACGCCATGCTGCTCGCCGGCGACGTGGACATCCTCCGGCTGCGCTACCAGAAGGGCCTGGAGCTGGACTCCATGCTCAAGAACCTGGTGAAGCGCACCAGCGGCGGCATGGTGCTGCCCACCACCGCGGACAAGCCTCGCGAGTTCCTCACGTATGACGTGCGCGTACACCTCAAGGACGTGCGGGTGGACAACAACCTGGCCCGTGCCCGGCTGCTGGGAGACCTGCGGCTGACGGGGACCAACGTGCGCCCGGGTCTGCTCGGCCGGGTGGAGGCGGACGAGGGCAGCCAGGCCTTCTTCCGCAACAACCAGTTCGCCATCAGCCAGGCGCAGATCGACTTCCGGGACCGCTACGGCATCGACCTCGTCTTCGACGTGCGCGGCCAGACGCAGGTACGCGAATATACGGTGAAGGTGCACGCCACGGGCCGGCCGGAGGATCCGCAGGTCATCTTCTCCTCCGAGCCTTCCCTGGCGGAGGGTGACGTGCTCTCCCTGCTCACCCTGGGTGTGACGAGCACGGACAAGGACACGGCGGCCTCGGCCAGCGCGGGCCTGGCCGCCGAGGCGCTCTTCAACGTCTCGGGACTGGATCGGCAGGTGAAGCGGTTCCTGCCCAGCAACCCGGTGCTTCGGGACTTGTCCTTTCAGATCTCCACCACGTACAACGATGCGACCAGGCAAGCGGAGCCGACCGCTCAACTGGAGTCGAAGATCCTCAGCGATCAGCTTAAGATCGGCATGACGCAGCCAGTCAGCGGGCGTGGGACACGCGCCCGGGCCGAGTACCGCTTCGACAACCGCCTCTCCGCGCAGGCCCAGTGGGACAACGAGAACAGCGAAGCCTCGTTCGGCAACCTCGGACTCGAGCTCAAGCTGAGCTGGGAGGTCGAGTAA